The following proteins are co-located in the Limanda limanda chromosome 5, fLimLim1.1, whole genome shotgun sequence genome:
- the LOC133001305 gene encoding melatonin receptor type 1B-B-like: MLVFNLTPPVAGAVLRLSVDFNSPVDYLIFIFQILFATTAVLLAGPVVISILCTRALRLQNRFIFMLNTSICDTLVGLSVYYLGLFDVQEGFPSRNGTYHVLPSLLGVNIMTFLFAQFDRYFAVCHPFAYTRFVTRRVIISTNVYCWVHVYVLLLIQNYLPLSKAVQVYVFSIVSLQFIVLTKVVMTIKLYVVARYQLEKDPPSAERENNKESLRIIIFVVISFLVLWCPSFVNIVLRLIVGRGLVFRNEATNLFAIMARLNAVCTPAVYLWGSPALREATVRTVWGRVCPRCRRR; the protein is encoded by the coding sequence ATGCTCGTCTTCAACCTCACACCCCCCGTGGCAGGAGCGGTGCTTCGTCTCTCTGTGGACTTTAACAGTCCTGTCGATTATCTCATCTTTATCTTTCAGATCTTATTCGCCACGACCGCGGTTCTTTTAGCAGGGCCGGTGGTCATCAGCATCTTGTGCACCAGAGCGCTGCGGCTGCAGAACCGGTTCATTTTCATGCTGAACACCAGCATCTGTGACACGCTGGTGGGGCTGTCAGTGTACTACCTGGGTCTGTTCGATGTGCAGGAGGGCTTCCCGTCCAGAAACGGGACTTATCACGTGTTACCTTCTCTGCTCGGGGTAAACATTATGACCTTTTTATTCGCACAGTTTGATCGATATTTTGCCGTGTGCCACCCCTTCGCCTACACGCGCTTTGTCACCCGGAGGGTGATCATCTCCACGAACGTGTACTGCTGGGTCCACGTCTACGTGCTGCTGCTCATTCAGAACTACCTGCCTCTCTCCAAAGCTGTGCAGGTGTACGTCTTCAGCATCGTCAGCTTGCAGTTCATCGTGCTCACCAAGGTGGTCATGACCATCAAACTGTACGTTGTAGCCAGGTACCAGCTCGAGAAAGACCCCCccagtgcagagagagaaaacaacaaggaGTCTCTGAGAATCATCATCTTTGTTGTCATTAGCTTCTTGGTGTTGTGGTGCCCCTCTTTTGTTAACATCGTGCTCAGACTGATAGTGGGGCGAGGGCTCGTGTTTAGGAACGAGGCCACCAACCTGTTCGCCATCATGGCCCGTCTGAACGCCGTGTGCACACCGGCCGTGTACCTGTGGGGGAGCCCAGCTCTGAGGGAGGCCACGGTGCGGACGGTGTGGGGCAGAGTGTGTCCTCGGTGCAGGAGGAGGTAA
- the LOC133001306 gene encoding trace amine-associated receptor 1-like: MLVFNLTPPVAGAVLRLSVDFNSPVDYLIFIFQILFATTAVLLAGPVVISILCTKALRLQNRFIFMLNTSICDTLVGLSVYYLGLFDVQEGFPSRNGTYHVLPSLLGVNIMTFLFAQFDRYFAVCHPFAYTRFVTRRVIISTNLYCWFHVYVLLLIQNYLPFSKAVQMYVFGIVSLQVIVLTKVVMTIKLYVVARYQLEKDPPSAERENNKESLRIIIFVVISFLVLWCPSFVNIVLRLIVGRGLVFRNEATNLFAIMARLNAVCTPAVYLWGSPALREATVRTVWGRVCPRCRRR, translated from the coding sequence ATGCTCGTCTTCAACCTCACACCCCCCGTGGCAGGAGCGGTGCTTCGTCTCTCTGTGGACTTTAACAGTCCTGTCGATTATCTCATCTTTATCTTTCAGATCTTATTCGCCACGACCGCGGTTCTTTTAGCAGGGCCGGTGGTCATCAGCATCTTGTGCACCAAAGCGCTGCGGCTGCAGAACCGGTTCATTTTCATGCTGAACACCAGCATCTGTGACACGCTGGTGGGGCTGTCAGTGTACTACCTGGGTCTGTTCGATGTGCAGGAGGGCTTCCCGTCCAGAAACGGGACTTATCACGTGTTACCTTCTCTGCTCGGGGTAAACATTATGACCTTTTTATTCGCACAGTTTGATAGATATTTTGCCGTGTGCCACCCCTTCGCGTACACGCGCTTTGTCACCCGGAGGGTGATCATCTCCACGAACTTGTACTGCTGGTTCCACGTCTACGTGCTGCTGCTCATTCAGAACTACCTGCCTTTCTCCAAAGCTGTGCAGATGTACGTCTTTGGCATCGTCAGCTTGCAGGTCATCGTGCTCACCAAGGTGGTCATGACCATAAAACTGTACGTTGTAGCCAGGTACCAGCTCGAGAAAGACCCCCccagtgcagagagagaaaacaacaaggaGTCTCTGAGAATCATCATCTTTGTTGTCATTAGCTTCTTGGTGTTGTGGTGCCCCTCCTTTGTAAACATCGTGCTCAGACTGATAGTGGGGCGAGGGCTCGTGTTTAGGAACGAGGCCACCAATCTGTTCGCCATCATGGCCCGTCTGAACGCCGTGTGCACACCGGCCGTGTACCTGTGGGGGAGCCCAGCTCTGAGGGAGGCCACGGTGCGGACGGTGTGGGGCAGAGTGTGTCCTCGGTGCAGGAGGAGGTAA
- the LOC133001304 gene encoding G-protein coupled receptor 183-like — protein MLLFNLTPPVAGAVLRLSVDFNSPVDYLIFIFQILFATTAVLLAGPVVISILCTRALRLQNRFIFMLNTSICDTLVGLSVYYLGLFDVQEGFPSRNHTYHVLPSLLGVNIMTFLFAQFDRYFAVCHPFAYTRFVTRRVIISTNVYCWFQVYVQLLIQNYLPLSKAVQMYVFGIVSLQVIVLTKVVMTIKLYVVARYQLEKDPPSAERENNKESLRIIIFVVISFLVLWCPSFVNIVLRLIVGRGLVFRNEATNLFAIMARLNAVCTPAVYLWGSPALREATVRTVWGRVCPRCRRR, from the coding sequence ATGCTCCTCTTCAACCTCACACCCCCCGTGGCAGGAGCGGTGCTTCGTCTCTCTGTGGACTTTAACAGTCCTGTCGATTATCTCATCTTTATCTTTCAGATCTTATTCGCCACGACCGCGGTTCTTTTAGCAGGGCCGGTGGTCATCAGCATCTTGTGCACCAGAGCGCTGCGGCTGCAGAACCGGTTCATTTTCATGCTGAACACCAGCATCTGTGACACGCTGGTGGGGCTGTCAGTGTACTACCTGGGTCTGTTCGATGTGCAGGAGGGCTTCCCGTCCAGAAACCATACTTATCACGTGTTACCTTCTCTGCTCGGGGTAAACATTATGACCTTTTTATTCGCGCAGTTCGATCGATATTTTGCCGTGTGCCACCCCTTCGCCTACACGCGCTTTGTCACCCGGAGGGTGATCATCTCCACGAACGTGTACTGCTGGTTCCAAGTCTACGTGCAGCTGCTCATTCAGAACTACCTGCCTCTCTCCAAAGCTGTGCAGATGTACGTCTTTGGCATTGTCAGCTTGCAGGTCATCGTGCTCACCAAGGTGGTCATGACCATCAAACTGTACGTTGTAGCCAGGTACCAGCTCGAGAAAGACCCCCccagtgcagagagagaaaacaacaaggaGTCTCTGAGAATCATCATCTTTGTTGTCATTAGCTTCTTGGTGTTGTGGTGCCCCTCCTTTGTAAACATCGTGCTCAGACTGATAGTGGGGCGAGGGCTCGTGTTTAGGAACGAGGCCACCAACCTGTTCGCCATCATGGCCCGTCTGAACGCCGTGTGCACACCGGCCGTGTACCTGTGGGGGAGCCCAGCTCTGAGGGAGGCCACGGTGCGGACGGTGTGGGGCAGAGTGTGTCCTCGGTGCAGGAGGAGGTAA
- the LOC133002155 gene encoding G-protein coupled receptor 183-like, with translation MAWTAPQIPAGAVLRLSVDFNSPVDYLIFIFQILFATTAVLLAGLVVISILCTKALRLQNRFIFMLNTSICDTLVGLSVYYLGLFDVQEGFPSRNHTYHVLPSLLGVNIMTFLFAQFDRYFAVCHPFAYTRFVTRRVIISTNVYCWFHVYMQLLIQNCLPLSKDMQVYVFSIVSLQVIVLTKVVMTIKLYVVARYQLEKDPPSAERENNKESLRIIIFVVISFLVLWCPSFVNIVLRLIVGRGLVFRNEATNLFAIMARLNAVCTPAVYLWGSPALREATVRTVWGRVCPRCRRR, from the exons ATGGCTTGGACAGCTCCACAGATACCGGCAG GAGCGGTGCTTCGTCTCTCTGTGGACTTTAACAGTCCTGTCGATTATCTCATCTTTATCTTTCAGATCTTATTCGCCACGACCGCGGTTCTTTTAGCAGGGCTGGTGGTCATCAGCATCTTGTGCACCAAAGCGCTGCGGCTGCAGAACCGGTTCATTTTCATGCTGAACACCAGCATCTGTGACACGCTGGTGGGGCTGTCAGTGTACTACCTGGGTCTGTTCGATGTGCAGGAGGGCTTCCCGTCCAGAAACCATACTTATCACGTGTTACCTTCTCTGCTCGGGGTAAACATTATGACCTTTTTATTCGCACAGTTTGATAGATATTTTGCCGTGTGCCACCCCTTCGCCTACACGCGCTTTGTCACCCGGAGGGTGATCATCTCCACGAACGTGTACTGCTGGTTCCACGTCTACATGCAGCTGCTCATTCAGAACTGCCTGCCTCTCTCCAAAGATATGCAGGTGTACGTCTTCAGCATCGTCAGCTTGCAGGTCATCGTGCTCACCAAGGTGGTCATGACCATCAAACTGTACGTTGTAGCCAGGTACCAGCTCGAGAAAGACCCCCccagtgcagagagagaaaacaacaaggaGTCTCTGAGAATCATCATCTTTGTTGTCATTAGCTTCTTGGTGTTGTGGTGCCCCTCCTTTGTAAACATCGTGCTCAGACTGATAGTGGGGCGAGGGCTCGTGTTTAGGAACGAGGCCACCAACCTGTTCGCCATCATGGCCCGTCTGAACGCCGTGTGCACACCGGCCGTGTACCTGTGGGGGAGCCCAGCTCTGAGGGAGGCCACGGTGCGGACGGTGTGGGGCAGAGTGTGTCCTCGGTGCAGGAGGAGGTAA
- the LOC133001674 gene encoding protease-associated domain-containing protein 1-like, translating into MEEAPPARVLNMAAVLRTAAVVLCLWSSVFSRTSGLGVNELLYFRVISPEEIGYIFSAAPAKDFGGDFTSSYDEIFLVPADPADGCSDLKDRDILQGQVILVERGGCSFVQKARYVEEAGGKAVLIADNAADNDSQYLDMITDGTTTKPSIPALFLLGRDGMMIRRTLKRQELPWAVISIPVNVSSLASFPLKQPPWTLW; encoded by the exons atggaggaggctccGCCGGCACGCGTCCTGAACATGGCCGCGGTTCTCCGGACAGCAGCTGTGGTGTTGTGCCTGTGGAGCAGCGTCTTCAGCCGGACGtcag GTCTCGGGGTCAATGAACTGTTGTACTTCCGGGTCATCAGTCCGGAGGAGATCGGCTACATCTTCAGTGCTGCACCTGCTAAAGACTTTGGAGGAGATTTT ACTTCATCCTACGATGAGATTTTCCTGGTGCCTGCAGACCCAGCGGACGGCTGCTCCGACCTGAAGGACAGAGATATCCTTCAGGGACAAGTCATCCTGGTGGAAAGAGG tGGTTGCTCCTTTGTACAAAAGGCCCGTTATGTGGAGGAAGCCGGAGGCAAAGCGGTTCTGATAGCTGATAATGCAGCGGACAACGACAGTCAGTACCTCGACATGATCACTGATGGGACCACAACCAAACCAAGCATTCCTGCTCTGTTTCTGCTGGGACGCGATGG AATGATGATCAGACGAACTCTTAAGAGACAAGAGCTGCCGTGGGCTGTCATTTCCATCCCTGTGAACGTTTCGTCTTTGGCCTCATTCCCTCTGAAGCAGCCACCATGGACCCTGTGGTAG
- the il12b2 gene encoding interleukin-12 subunit beta, with protein MTLSLWKFGLLIISLIEANELHDFPKNFVVAKLNDAKPVTLTCSTNSDEEVMWKFEGEVLEIEDNIEQVGQNLNVTDVEPALLGEYSCWRGGEMLSSTHLLLEAEDEEELDSLITCMAKSYHCNFSCMLSNSVFKAVRVGLGQDCTEGGKLCHWISSGDQNWDGGFQFELSHSLSPYAEESTKLELTAEAIVDLNFHRTTRRFYLRDIVQPDSPQIGMCQELELDLNVTIDPPSSWSTPHSFFGLEHEIEYVFKDDGTTGRSKSSLVPKSISKLRVRSRDSLVLSTWSEWTPWKNVTN; from the exons ATGACTTTGTCTCTGTGGAAATTCGGACTTCTGATCATCAGCCTCATAGAAGCGAATGAACTCCACGACTTTCCAAAAAATT TTGTTGTGGCAAAATTGAACGACGCAAAGCCAGTCACGCTGACCTGCAGCACAAACAGTGACGAAGAAGTCATGTGGAAGTTTGAAGGGGAAGTGTTGGAGATTGAGGATAATATCGAGCAGGTCGGGCAAAATCTGAACGTGACAGACGTGGAACCCGCCTTGCTGGGAGAGTacagctgctggagaggaggagagatgttATCCTCGACccacctgctgctggaggctgaggatgaagaggaattag ATTCCCTCATCACTTGTATGGCAAAGTCTTATCACTGCAACTTCAGCTGTATGTTGAGCAACAGTGTATTCAAAGCAGTGCGCGTCGGACTTGGCCAAGACTG CACTGAAGGAGGGAAGTTGTGTCACTGGATCAGCAGTGGTGATCAGAATTGGGACGGGGGATTCCAGTTTGAGCTGTCGCACTCCCTGTCACCCTACGCTGAGGAAAGCACCAAGCTCGAACTCACCGCTGAGGCCATTGTTGACCTCAATTTCCACAGGACAACAAGGAGATTTTATCTCCGAGACATTG TTCAACCCGACAGTCCCCAGATTGGCATGTGTCAGGAGTTGGAGCTGGACCTGAACGTGACCATCGATCCTCCATCCAGCTGGTCCACGCCTCACAGTTTCTTCGGTCTGGAGCATGAGATTGAATACGTGTTCAAAGATGATGGGACG ACTGGCCGCTCTAAATCTTCACTGGTACCGAAGAGCATCAGCAAGCTGAGGGTTCGCTCCAGAGATTCGCTGGTGCTCTCAACCTGGAGCGAGTGGACTCCTTGGAAAAATGTAACCAATTGA
- the LOC133001594 gene encoding transcription factor BTF3-like — protein sequence MKEFIMNQEKLAKLQAQVRIGGKGSARRKKKVVHRTATADDKKLQFSLKKLGVNNISGIEEVNMFTNQGTVIHFNNPKVQASLAANTFTITGHAENKQLTEMLPAILNQMGADSLTSLRRLAETLPKPGGENKAPMVAAEEEDEDDEVPDLVENFDEASKNEAD from the exons ATGAAGGAGTTCATAATGAACCAGGAGAAACTCGCCAAACTGCAGGCGCAGGTCCGCATTGGCGGCAAG GGGTCGGCCCGTAGGAAGAAGAAGGTTGTGCACAGAACAGCTACAGCAGACGACAAGAAGCTGCAGTTCTCCCTCAAGAAACTAGGAGTCAACAACATCTCTGGCATCGAGGAG GTGAATATGTTCACAAACCAGGGGACGGTGATCCACTTCAACAACCCAAAGGTTCAGGCCTCCTTGGCGGCCAACACCTTCACGATCACAGGGCATGCTGAGAACAAGCAGCTCACAGAGATGCTCCCAGCAATCCTCAACCAGATGGGAGCTGACAGTCTCACCAGCCTCAGGAGATTAGCAGAGACCCTTCCCAAACCAG GTGGAGAGAACAAAGCCCCCATGGttgctgctgaggaggaggacgaggatgaTGAGGTTCCAG ATCTTGTTGAAAACTTTGACGAGGCTTCAAAGAACGAGGCAGACTAA